One genomic segment of Elgaria multicarinata webbii isolate HBS135686 ecotype San Diego chromosome 21, rElgMul1.1.pri, whole genome shotgun sequence includes these proteins:
- the LRRN4CL gene encoding LRRN4 C-terminal-like protein → MQIPALFLMAAWILRLCPPGLSTSMGHPLPVPLRENHLFPRPSGSNTPAVHKERLSPPTTAHPFQDYPDDYDYDNTVKPQTPRPARPPLRPCAYNHCQHLQVPCVELSYATGCSCPGVTGPNVAPEPPRLENVLVSETGASLHWCAPSSTVQEYRLQYRPVDGAFASGPALNNTFRLTAVSGLSPNREYLFCIVASNQAGASRTDDGEKEHGPCRIVRTPARQMPYAYVAAGLASALVLVVVSALSWHFFCRRKKRVPRGSLDNILEGEPGLGGAANSSFRSEEQL, encoded by the coding sequence ATGCAAATCCCAGCACTGTTCTTGATGGCAGCCTGGATCTTGAGGCTCTGTCCCCCGGGGTTGTCGACCAGCATGGGGCACCCTTTGCCTGTCCCCCTCAGAGAGAACCACCTCTTCCCTCGACCCTCTGGGAGTAACACCCCGGCAGTGCACAAAGAGAGGTTGTCCCCGCCCACGACGGCCCACCCTTTCCAGGACTACCCGGATGACTATGATTACGACAACACCGTGAAGCCCCAGACACCCCGCCCCGCCCGGCCCCCACTTCGCCCTTGCGCCTACAACCACTGCCAACACCTTCAAGTGCCCTGCGTGGAGCTCAGTTATGCCACTGGGTGCTCGTGTCCCGGGGTCACGGGCCCGAACGTGGCCCCCGAGCCGCCCCGCCTGGAGAATGTCCTCGTGAGCGAAACTGGAGCCAGCTTGCACTGGTGTGCACCTTCTTCCACGGTGCAAGAATATCGATTGCAGTACCGTCCGGTCGACGGGGCCTTCGCCTCCGGCCCGGCTCTTAACAACACTTTCCGTTTGACGGCGGTTTCAGGGTTGTCACCGAATCGGGAATACCTGTTCTGTATTGTGGCCTCCAACCAGGCCGGGGCCAGCCGCACGGACGACGGCGAAAAGGAACACGGGCCGTGTCGCATCGTCCGAACCCCGGCCCGCCAGATGCCGTACGCCTATGTTGCGGCAGGACTGGCGTCCGCTCTTGTTCTGGTGGTCGTCTCCGCCTTGTCGTGGCATTTCTTCTGCCGCAGAAAGAAGCGTGTCCCCCGCGGATCCCTGGATAACATCCTGGAGGGCGAACCGGGCCTAGGCGGGGCTGCCAACAGCTCTTTCCGGAGCGAGGAGCAGCTGTAA